The Microbacterium horticulturae region GCCATTGCCGAAGTCTTCCGCCGCCGAGGCTATGTTGCCCGCGGCGGGCGTGGCGTCGAGCAGAGCCTTTCCGGAGACGCCCTCGTACTCCGGTGCTGCGACCAGGCCGCTCATCAGGCCTCCGCCGCGTCGGCTGCGGCGATCTGATCCGCGAGGCCGTCATCGGCCGTGCTGTAGGTTGTGGCTGCTGCCGCAACGGCCTTCCCCTCGGCCTTCACCGCCGCGCCCAGTGCGACGATGCCGGCGAGTGCTCCCGCCTGCATCGTGGCGACGACCGGTACGAGGAACGAGCAGGCGAGTCCGAACGCGGCGCCGTCCAGCGAGATCGAGGTCAGCGCGGCCTTCGACACCTCGTCGATACGCTCGCCGATGCTCTCGATCGCGTTCGCATGGGCCTCGAGCGCCGAGATCTGCACATCGAGTTCGGTCATCGGTCTTCCTCCGTCTCTTCCCCGCGCAGGCGGCGATCGATCTGCTCGATGCGGTCGTAGAGCTCGTCGAGCTTCTCACCCAGATCGGTGCGCATCGGCGGACTCGCGTGCGGCTGCAGCACCGCGTCGCGCAGCGGCTGCCCCTTCCGCTGTACGTCTTCAATGGCGCGACTCATCGCCTGCATCACCAGGGACGCCGCGTGCGGCCCGCCCTCGGTCAGGGCGGCATCGGAGAGCGCGACGTCGACGATCAGCCCGTTGTGGTCGACCGTGACGGCGGCCTCGCCGTCATCCGTCTCACCGACCCCGCGCAGGCCGGCGAGCTCGTCCGACAGCCGTTCGGCGACCGTCGAGATCTCTTGCGCGCGTTGCAATTGCGCACCGATCGCCACGAGTATGTCCGCCGCAGATTCCATGCCCGTCCCTCGTGCTCGTGTCGGATTCCCCTGACCACCCTATGAGAAGACGCCGCCGTGTGACAGGCTTACGCGTCCAACGCCGCCTGCGCGACACCCTCGCTCGCGGCGGCGTCGTTCATCCACAGCGGAGCGACGACCGGATGGATGCCGCAGCCCTGCACCGCGGGCGCGAGAGCGGCGTCCTCCTCGGCCATCACCCAGGCGTCGAGCAGGCCGCCCTCGGCGCGCGCGCCGTAGTGCGCCGCCACCGCGTCGGAGCGTGTCTCGACACCGATCGCGGTCAAGCACACGTCCGCCATGCCGCGCACGACCTTGCCACCGATGATTCCCGAGACACCGACGACGCGCTTCGCCGCCTGAACGGCCTCGCGGATGCCCGGCACCGCGAGGATCGGCCCGATCGACACGACGGGATTCGAGGGTGCCAGCAGCACGAGGTCGGCGGCGGCGATCGCCTCGAGCACCCCGGGCGCGGGAACGGCTGCCTCGATACCGGGGTTCTCGAACGCGCGCGGCGCGATGGTCGCACGGTGACGCGTCCACCACTCCTGAAAGTGCATCCGCCCGGCATCGGTGACCACGTGCGTGTCGACCTCGGTGTCGGTCATGGGCACCAGGTGCGCGCCGAGGGGCCAGCGCTGCGAAAGGCGCTCGACCACCTGGCTGACCGACAGGCCCTCGCGCAGCCAGCCGGTGCGGGCCAGGTGCGTTCCCAGGTCGAGGTCGCCCAGGGTGAACCACGGCCAGCCGGCACCCCAGGCCTGCAACTCGGCGTTCACCCGCTCCGTGTCGCCGGTTCTCCCCCAGCCGCGCACGGTGTCGTTCTGCCCGGCGAGCGCATAGAGCACCGAGTCGATGTCGGGCTGCAGGCGCACGCCCGACAGCCAGAGGTCGTCGCCGGTATTGACCACCACCGTCGCTTCCGGAGCCTGGGCGCGCGCGAGGGCGGCGCGCACCCCGAGGGTGAACTTGGCGCCGCCGACACCGCCGGCGAGCACGACGACGCGAAGGGATGTCACGTCTCCAGGCTATCGGGCCGCGGCATCCACTCTCCTGCGGCCCCGCAACGCGCAGCATCCACTCCCCGTCGCCGACACTTGCCCGCGAACAGCCGGCCCCTGCGACCACCCGTCCTTGCCCGCGACGGCTCCCGCGACCCGCCCTCGCCTCGGGCGAGGGGATCTGCCGAAGCGAGGACTGATCACGCCGAAACGCCCCTCGCCTCGGCCATTCCCCTCGCCTCGGGCGAGGGGCGACGGCGTGAAGGGAGCAGGGGTGCGTGCAGACTAGGAAGGCGATAGCTGCCGCGGCCCGCGACCTACAGGTGGAACTCGTCGGACGCGTGCGGCAACGGCAACTGTGAGACGGCATCGATGAGATCGTCGACCGTCTGCTTGCGCGCGACGATGTCGACGCTCAGGCCCACCTTGCGCGCATCTTTCGCGGTGCGCGGGCCTATGGCCGCGATCACGGTGTCGTCTGGGATGTGCTCGAACTGCTGCCGGACCTGCTCGGCGACCGATCCGCTGGTGACGAGAATGGCGTTGATGCGCCCGTTGGCGACGTCGCGCGCAATGCGCTCAGTCACCGGCACCCCGACGGTCCGGTAGGCGACCACCTGGCGCACAGCGTGGCCCGCGGCGATGAGCCGCTTGGTGAGCACGGGCTTGGCGATCTCGCTGCGCAGCGTAAGCACGCGGCGCGGCTCGGGCTCGAGCGCGATGAGCTCGTCGGCCATCCCGGCGGCGGAGTTGTCCTTCTCCGGCACGAGGTCGACGCGGTAGCCGACCGCGGTCAGTGCGGCGGCCGTGGTCTCGCCGACAGCAGCGACCTTCGTCGACGCCGGGATGACGGCCCGGTAGGCGTACAGCACGTCCACCGTGGTGGCGCTGGTGAGCGTGAGCCAATCGAAGGCGCCGTCGGCGAGGTCGGCGAGCGCCGCCTCGAGCGCGGTGACGTCTTCGGTGGGTGCGAAGTTGATGAGCGGCGCGACGACCGGCACGGCTCCGTGCGAGCGCAGCTTCGCGGCCACGCCATCGCCCCACGGACCGCCGCGGGGCACGAGAACGCGCCATCCGTTGAGCGGTTTGTCGGTGGTAGCACCGTGAAGGGTTTCGGCTGTGTTCATGTTCTGGTGTTCAGGGGGTCGGCTGAGGTTTCTACGACGTCGGCCGCCCCACGTTCGAGCAACCGACGGGCGACACCGCACCCGGTACGCATCCTGCGCGTTTCGGGTCCGCGCCGTCGGCAGCACTCGCACCATTGCCACTGCCTAAGCTCCGAGCATACCCCGCGCTGTCAAAAGCAGGGTATGAGGTGTGGATGTCGCGGTCAGCGGCCCGGGCGCGTGTACAGCGCGACGGCACCCCAGACGAGGGCGCCGACCGCCGCCGCAGCACCGATCACGGCAATCGCAGCCAGCGCGGGATTCTTGCGCGCGAACACCCGCGCTCGGGCGGTGCCGCGCTCGGTGGCGCGAGCCACCCGCTTGGGCACGTTCGCCTTCTCTTCGATGGCCGCCAGGGCCGATTTCAGCTCGGCCCGGGCCTTGAGCACCGGGTCATCGATGTCGAGGTCGACGACCGTGCGCGGCA contains the following coding sequences:
- a CDS encoding YbaB/EbfC family nucleoid-associated protein, whose product is MESAADILVAIGAQLQRAQEISTVAERLSDELAGLRGVGETDDGEAAVTVDHNGLIVDVALSDAALTEGGPHAASLVMQAMSRAIEDVQRKGQPLRDAVLQPHASPPMRTDLGEKLDELYDRIEQIDRRLRGEETEEDR
- a CDS encoding uroporphyrinogen-III synthase; protein product: MNTAETLHGATTDKPLNGWRVLVPRGGPWGDGVAAKLRSHGAVPVVAPLINFAPTEDVTALEAALADLADGAFDWLTLTSATTVDVLYAYRAVIPASTKVAAVGETTAAALTAVGYRVDLVPEKDNSAAGMADELIALEPEPRRVLTLRSEIAKPVLTKRLIAAGHAVRQVVAYRTVGVPVTERIARDVANGRINAILVTSGSVAEQVRQQFEHIPDDTVIAAIGPRTAKDARKVGLSVDIVARKQTVDDLIDAVSQLPLPHASDEFHL
- the cofD gene encoding 2-phospho-L-lactate transferase — encoded protein: MTSLRVVVLAGGVGGAKFTLGVRAALARAQAPEATVVVNTGDDLWLSGVRLQPDIDSVLYALAGQNDTVRGWGRTGDTERVNAELQAWGAGWPWFTLGDLDLGTHLARTGWLREGLSVSQVVERLSQRWPLGAHLVPMTDTEVDTHVVTDAGRMHFQEWWTRHRATIAPRAFENPGIEAAVPAPGVLEAIAAADLVLLAPSNPVVSIGPILAVPGIREAVQAAKRVVGVSGIIGGKVVRGMADVCLTAIGVETRSDAVAAHYGARAEGGLLDAWVMAEEDAALAPAVQGCGIHPVVAPLWMNDAAASEGVAQAALDA